In the genome of Ctenopharyngodon idella isolate HZGC_01 chromosome 19, HZGC01, whole genome shotgun sequence, one region contains:
- the stk3 gene encoding serine/threonine-protein kinase 3, translated as MEHSVPKNKLKKLSEDSLTKQPEEVFDVLEKLGEGSYGSVFKAIHKESGQVVAIKQVPVESDLQEIIKEISIMQQCDSPYVVKYYGSYFKNTDLWIVMEYCGAGSVSDIIRLRNKTLTEEEIATVLKSTLKGLEYLHFMRKIHRDIKAGNILLNTEGHAKLADFGVAGQLTDTMAKRNTVIGTPFWMAPEVIQEIGYNCVADIWSLGITSIEMAEGKPPYADIHPMRAIFMIPTNPPPTFRKPELWSDEFTDFVKKCLVKNPEQRATATQLLQHPFITSAKPVTILRDLITEAMEMKVKRQQEQQRELEEDDENSEEEVEVDSHTMVKSGSESAGTMRATGTMSDGAQTMIEHHGSTMLESDLGTMVINSDDEEEEEDLGSMRRNPTSQQIQRPSFMDYFDKQDSNKAQEGYNHNQQDPCLISKTAFPDNWKVPQDGDFDFLKNLDFEELQMRLTALDPMMEREIEELRQRYTAKRQPILDAMDAKKRRQQNF; from the exons ATGGAGCATTCGGTGCCCAAAAA TAAGCTGAAGAAACTCAGTGAAGACAGTCTTACCAAGCAGCCAGAGGAAGTATTTGATGTCCTTGAAAAGCTTGGAGAAGG ATCATATGGCAGTGTTTTTAAAGCCATTCATAAGGAATCAGGCCAGGTGGTGGCCATTAAACAGGTTCCTGTCGAATCAGACCTGCAGGAAATCATCAAAGAGATCTCCATAATGCAGCAATGTGACAG TCCTTATGTGGTGAAGTACTATGGCAGCTATTTCAAGAATACAGATCTGTGGATTGTGATGGAGTACTGTGGTGCTGGATCGGTGTCTGATATCATCAGACTGCGCAACAAAAcg CTCACCGAGGAAGAAATTGCCACAGTCCTCAAATCCACCTTGAAAGGTCTGGAATATCTCCATTTCATGAGGAAAATCCACAGGGACATCAAAGCCGGGAATATTCTTCTCAACACAGAAGGACATGCCAAACTAGCTGATTTTGGAGTGGCTGGACAACTTACC GACACAATGGCCAAGAGGAACACAGTTATCGGGACACCCTTCTGGATGGCCCCCGAGGTGATCCAGGAGATCGGGTACAACTGTGTGGCAGATATCTGGTCTCTCGGCATCACGTCTATAGAAATGGCCGAAGGAAAGCCTCCTTATGCAGACATACATCCAATGAGA GCTATTTTTATGATCCCCACAAACCCTCCACCCACGTTCCGCAAGCCCGAGCTGTGGAGTGACGAATTCACCGATTTTGTGAAGAAATGTCTGGTGAAGAACCCAGAGCAGAGAGCGACGGCCACTCAACTGCTGCAG CATCCCTTTATAACCAGTGCTAAGCCAGTGACCATCCTGCGGGACCTGATCACAGAGGCCATGGAGATGAAGGTCAAGAGACAACAGGAGCAGCAGAGAGAGCTGGAGGAGGATGACGAGAACTCT GAGGAGGAAGTGGAAGTAGATTCCCACACCATGGTGAAGTCTGGTTCAGAGAGTGCTGGCACCATGCGGGCCACGGGCACCATGAGCGACGGCGCTCAGACCATGATCGAGCACCATGGAAGCACCATGCTGGAGTCTGACCTAGGCACCATGGTCATCAACAGCGATGAtgaggaagaagaggaagatCTTGGCTCGATGAGGA GAAATCCTACATCTCAGCAAATTCAGCGTCCATCCTTCATGGACTACTTTGACAAGCAGGACTCAAATAAAGCACAAGAGGGTTATAATCACAACCAGCAGGACCCGTGTTTAATTTCCAAGACCGCTTTCCCTGATAATTGGAAAGTGCCGCAAGATGGAGATTTTGATTTT CTGAAAAACCTTGATTTTGAGGAGCTCCAGATGCGTCTTACTGCTCTAGATCCCATGATGGAGCGAGAGATTGAAGAACTGCGGCAGCGCTACACGGCTAAAAGGCAACCCATTCTTGACGCCATGGATGCGAAGAAACGCCGGCAGCAGAACTTCTAA
- the rida gene encoding 2-iminobutanoate/2-iminopropanoate deaminase isoform X1 yields the protein MSAVIRKIIHTAAAPAAIGPYSQAVLVDRTMYISGQLGMDVASGQLVAGGVQAQAKQALINMGEILKAAGCGYENVVKTTVLLADINDFNNVNDVYKQFFRSNFPARAAYQVSALPRGGLVEIEAVAVLGPITDAS from the exons ATGTCTGCGGTTATTAGAAAGATCATTCACACTGCAGCAGCTCCTGCCGCGATCGGGCCCTACAG CCAGGCTGTTTTGGTGGACCGCACAATGTACATCTCAGGACAGCTTGGAATGGATGTAGCATCAGGACAGTTGGTGGCGGGAGGAGTGCAGGCTCAGGCCAAACAG GCACTCATTAACATGGGGGAGATTCTGAAAGCCGCTGGATGTGGATATGAAAACG ttgTCAAGACCACAGTGTTGTTAGCAGACATTAATGACTTCAATAACGTCAATGATGTTTACAAGCAGT TTTTCAGGAGCAATTTCCCAGCTAGAGCTGCCTATCAAGTATCTGCGCTGCCCAGA GGAGGGCTTGTTGAGATTGAGGCAGTCGCTGTGTTGGGACCCATTACAGATGCGTCCTGA
- the rida gene encoding 2-iminobutanoate/2-iminopropanoate deaminase isoform X2, with product MSSVQRKIPYTAKAPVRQGIYSQAVLVDRTMYISGQLGMDVASGQLVAGGVQAQAKQALINMGEILKAAGCGYENVVKTTVLLADINDFNNVNDVYKQFFRSNFPARAAYQVSALPRGGLVEIEAVAVLGPITDAS from the exons ATGTCTTCTGTTCAAAGAAAAATACCATATACAGCTAAAGCCCCTGTTAGACAGGGCATATACAG CCAGGCTGTTTTGGTGGACCGCACAATGTACATCTCAGGACAGCTTGGAATGGATGTAGCATCAGGACAGTTGGTGGCGGGAGGAGTGCAGGCTCAGGCCAAACAG GCACTCATTAACATGGGGGAGATTCTGAAAGCCGCTGGATGTGGATATGAAAACG ttgTCAAGACCACAGTGTTGTTAGCAGACATTAATGACTTCAATAACGTCAATGATGTTTACAAGCAGT TTTTCAGGAGCAATTTCCCAGCTAGAGCTGCCTATCAAGTATCTGCGCTGCCCAGA GGAGGGCTTGTTGAGATTGAGGCAGTCGCTGTGTTGGGACCCATTACAGATGCGTCCTGA
- the si:dkey-284p5.3 gene encoding cytochrome c1: protein MGCTSSTQTTAQDTTRLNTKQDGSTSRTSNENGGPAADSETIPDQTQADESPQTSSAAPEEIQSSTAAEAHSEPEAAAAEDITSEPAESNPSMTAENTEEPAPSENTTEDQADSSPPEEAPASGEDS, encoded by the exons ATGGGATGCACTTCCAGCACTCAGACCACAGCTCAAGACACAACACGACTCAACACCAAACAAGATGGGAGCACGTCAA GGACAAGTAATGAAAACGGTGGTCCTGCAGCAGACAGTGAGACAATTCCAGACCAAACCCAGGCCGATGAATCCCCACAGACATCCAGTGCAGCTCCTGAAGAAATACAGAGCTCTACAGCTGCAGAAGCTCACAGTGAACCAGAAGCGGCTGCTGCTGAGGACATCACGTCTGAACCTGCTGAATCCAACCCCTCCATGACAGCTGAAAATACTGAAGAACCAGCACCAAGTG AAAACACAACTGAGGACCAGGCCGATTCCTCCCCACCAGAGGAAGCACCTG CCTCTGGTGAAGATAGTTAA
- the LOC127501364 gene encoding uncharacterized protein LOC127501364 gives MAVVVDKYILTEALSAILGVTVKLQSDCKDLNGAIQLHITSLTTLALLGYDAFMLVVQPVSYITSLLTGWFIGDQKNSQETPKNESASSSLRKELFVIPDDFFDQKFDFDFTNMSESKSDECMRGDEPYKRPYGWMRFALKVRDKYPDGNAWLGTGGWRSRSAPGEWPVSYHGTDLQGAAGIIQTQYTAGDRQAYGRGIYSSPDINVADVFAKTKNFISQKKSSCRTESTPRRGKSRTRTSGWSLSLKAHQLRKRKKSWKIQSVLTASCLKRCKANSRPCWAI, from the exons ATGGCGGTGGTGGTTGACAAATATATCTTGACCGAGGCGCTCTCTGCCATTCTGGGAGTCACTGTGAAATTGCAGTCAGACTGTAAGGATTTAAATGGAGCCATTCAACTGCATATTACCAGTCTTACAACTCTGGCCCTTCTTGGTTATGATGCGTTCATGCTTGTGGTCCAGCCTGTGAGTTATATAACTTCTTTACTGACGGGGTGGTTTATTGGTGATCAGAAAAATTCCCAAGAAACCCCGAAAAACGAAAGCGCGAGCTCTTCTCTCCGGAAGGAATTATTTGTGATCCCAGATGACTTTTTCGACCAAAAGTTTGACTTTGACTTCACAAACATGTCCGAGTCAAAGTCTGATGAGTGCATGCGCGGGGACGAGCCGTACAAGCGCCCCTACGGGTGGATGCGCTTCGCGCTGAAG GTGCGGGACAAATACCCGGACGGGAACGCTTGGCTGGGAACAGGAGGATGGAGGAGCCGTTCCGCGCCCGGTGAGTGGCCAGTCTCCTACCACGGAACCGACTTACAAGGAGCTGCGGGAATCATACAGACGCAGTATACTGCGGGAGACCGTCAGGCTTACGGAAGAGGGATTTATTCATCTCCTGACATCAACGTAGCAGATGTGTTCGCAAAAACCAAGAACTTCATTTCGCAAAAGAAGTCATCATGCAGAACAGAATCAACCCCAAGAAGAGGGAAATCAAGAACAAGGACATCTGGTTGGTCCCTATCCCTGAAGGCACATCagctgagaaagagaaagaaatcgTGGAAAATTCAATCCGTCCTTACGGCCTCCTGCTTAAAAAGGTGCAAGGCCAACAGTAGGCCTTGTTGGGCAATTTGA
- the rpl30 gene encoding 60S ribosomal protein L30, with the protein MVAAKKTKKSLESINSRLQLVMKSGKYVLGYKQSQKMIRQGKAKLVILANNCPALRKSEIEYYAMLAKTGVHHYSGNNIELGTACGKYYRVCTLAIIDPGDSDIIRSMPDQQQGEK; encoded by the exons ATGGTGGCCGCAAAGAAAACG AAAAAGTCCCTGGAGTCCATCAACTCCAGACTGCAGCTTGTGATGAAGAGCGGTAAATACGTTCTCGGATACAAGCAGTCTCAGAAAATGATTCGCCAAGGAAAAGCCAAGCTGGTAATCCTGGCCAACAACTGTCCTGCTCTGAG gaaatCTGAGATTGAGTACTACGCTATGTTGGCCAAAACCGGAGTCCATCATTACAGTGGAAACAACATTGAGCTCGGTACAGCCTGTGGTAAATACTACAGGGTGTGCACATTGGCCATCATTGACCCTG GCGATTCTGACATCATCAGAAGCATGCCAGACCAGCAGCAGGGGGAGAAGTAG